In Melanotaenia boesemani isolate fMelBoe1 chromosome 7, fMelBoe1.pri, whole genome shotgun sequence, a single window of DNA contains:
- the atp10b gene encoding phospholipid-transporting ATPase VB, which produces MTWRSPLALVREALQGQRARERELRSLESNLPHEGLEKEKQPNRFFSSNAIKTTKYTFLLFIPMNLFEQFHRLANVYFVGLAILNFIPVVNAFQPEVALIPICVILCLTALKDAWEDFRRYQSDKKLNNTPCFIYSRKEKQFMERHWKDVRVGDFVKVVWNEIVPADLLLLYTSDPKGVCHIETANLDGETNLKQRRVVSGLCVSEPEFEPESFKSIVVCEKPNNNLNHFKCYIEKPNKEKVGAGIESLLLRGCTVRNTDHAVGFVVYAGHETKSMLNNNGPRYKRSKIERKLNTDVIYCIILLFIMCLIGALGHFFWLEALPDVHPYLVPDSNGHLESPSLSSFYMFFTMIILLQILIPISLYVSIEMVKIGQIFFITNDIDLYDEDTDSRMQCKALNITEDLGQIQYIFSDKTGTLTENKMVFRRCSIMGIEYPHKENAIRLAVLDEPETEEEVIFNQPPQPLQASWSLEAENSNHVDMQHHGSRRRSKVAATAQSNVAFSSPLETEVIPDNKLLQQISRAQSSSSNRKIDPYQDFFLALAICNTVVVSMATAQRRRVSVSPRSCQTNNPLDSLSNLVKKADSFFASCRRKPKRDRTFSEDLVRESVKMEATVKTNDPQTCSLHPLPQCGGQATVLDDLCYEAESPDEAALVYAARAYGFTLLARTPDSVTVRLPSGEDLVFEVLDTLNFDFNRKRMSVLVRHPVTKECVLYTKGADFAIMELLGTPYAEHLSRIQKNIAADTQYQLDCYAKEGLRTLCITKKVVSDKEYERWLVDRKRALAAIDNREKLIMDTAVQMESNLTLLGATGIEDRLQENVPDTIVALREAGIQVWVLTGDKPETAVNIGYACRLLEEEDLVINMSCKNKLTCTSILDCTLEEVRRYNKDPRNVDTTLNISLVIDGNTLAIALSPDLQDRFIDLAKRCRSVLCCRVTPLQKSRVVNLMREKLKVMTLAVGDGANDVNMIQAADVGIGISGQEGMQAVMASDFAVSRFKHLKKLLLVHGHWCYTRLANMIIYFFYKNVAYVNLLFWYQFFCGFSGTAMIDYWLMIFFNLFFTSAPPILFGIMDKDISAEVLLGVPELYRSGQGTGVYNFLTFWISILDAFYQSLVCFFIPYLAYQDSDIDIFTFGTPLNTVSLFTILIHLSIEIKSWTVVHWVIMLGSVALYFIVTLAYGAICVTCSSPANPYWSLQSQMADPMFYLVCIISTVVALLPRYTFHVLRNSIAPSPLIHARHLDRMDPSTRDQWIKEWRSFRGGGQVKLSKLDAPPSPTLDTPTDFYSESLTATDIIGDDFSPNATTENCQISVHI; this is translated from the exons ATGACGTGGAGGAGTCCTCTGGCCCTGGTCAGGGAGGCTTTGCAAGGTCAGAGGGCACGGGAGAGGGAACTCCGCAGCTTGGAGTCCAATCTGCCTCACGAAGGACTGGAGAAGGAGAAACAACCCAATCGCTTTTTTTCATCAAATGCCATCAAAACTACCAAATACACGTTTCTGTTGTTCATCCCTATGAACCTTTTTGAGCAGTTTCACCGTCTGGCCAATGTTTATTTCGTGGGCTTGGCTATCCTGAACTTCATCCCCGTAGTGAATGCCTTCCAGCCTGAGGTGGCTCTGATTCCCATCTGTGTCATCTTGTGTCTGACGGCCCTGAAGGATGCCTGGGAGGACTTCAGGAGGTACCAGTCGGACAAGAAGCTCAACAACACTCCATGTTTTATCTACAGCAG GAAGGAGAAACAGTTCATGGAGAGACATTGGAAAGACGTGCGAGTGGGAGATTTTGTGAAGGTAGTTTGGAATGAGATTGTCCCTGCAGACCTTCTCCTCCTCTACACATCAGATCCTAAAGGCGTGTGCCATATAGAGACGGCCAACCTGGATGGCGAGACCAACCTAAAGCAGAGAAGGGTTGTGTCTGGACTCTGTGTATCG GAACCTGAATTTGAACCAGAGAGCTTCAAAAGCATTGTGGTGTGTGAAAAGCCCAACAACAACCTGAACCATTTCAAATGCTACAT AGAGAAACCCAATAAGGAGAAGGTGGGAGCTGGGATTGAGAGTCTGCTCCTGCGAGGCTGCACAGTGAGAAACACAGACCATGCTGTTGGCTTTGTGGTGTATGCAG GTCATGAAACCAAGTCCATGCTCAACAATAACGGGCCAAGATACAAGCGCAGCAAAATAGAACGGAAGCTGAACACTGACGTCATTTACTGCATcattctcctcttcatcatgtgCCTCATCGGAGCACTGG GCCATTTCTTTTGGCTGGAGGCGCTGCCCGATGTGCATCCCTACCTGGTCCCAGACAGCAATGGTCACTTGGAGAGTCCTAGTCTGAGTAGCTTCTACATGTTTTTCACCATGATCATcctgctgcag ATCCTTATTCCTATCTCTCTCTACGTATCCATTGAGATGGTTAAGATTGGTCAGATCTTCTTCATCACAAATGACATTGACCTGTACGATGAGGACACAGACAGCCGCATGCAGTGCAAGGCTCTGAACATCACAGAGGACCTAGGACAGATTCAATACATCTTCTCAGACAAGACAGGAACCCTCACTGAGAACAAGATGGTTTTTCGGCGATGCTCTATCATGGGTATTGAGTATCCACACAAAGAGAATG CTATCCGCCTAGCTGTTCTTgatgagccagaaacagaggAAGAGGTCATCTTCAATCAGCCTCCACAACCCCTGCAGGCCAGCTGGTCCCTGGAAGCTGAGAACAGTAACCATGTAGACATGCAACACCATGGCAGCCGTCGGAGAAGCAAGGTGGCGGCAACTGCCCAGAGCAACGTGGCCTTCAGCAGTCCCCTG GAAACTGAGGTGATTCCAGACAACAAGCTGCTTCAGCAGATTAGCAGggcacagagcagcagcagcaaccgAAAGATAGATCCTTACCAGGACTTCTTTTTAGCTCTCGCCATTTGCAACACTGTGgtggtttccatggcaacagctcAGAGACGGAGG gTTAGTGTGTCACCACGCTCCTGCCAGACAAATAACCCTTTGGACTCTTTGTCCAATCTGGTAAAGAAAGCTGATTCTTTCTTTGCTTCCTGCCGGCGCAAGCCCAAGAGGGACCGTACTTTCTCAGAGGACTTAGTTAGAGAGTCTGTGAAAATGGAGGCAACTGTAAAGACCAACGACCCCCAAACATGCTCACTCCATCCTCTGCCCCAGTGTGGCGGGCAAGCAACAGTGCTGGATGATCTGTGCTATGAGGCAGAGAGTCCAGACGAGGCAGCCTTGGTGTACGCAGCCAGAGCATATGGCTTCACCCTGCTGGCTCGTACCCCTGACAGCGTGACGGTGAGACTCCCGTCTGGGGAGGATTTGGTGTTTGAGGTGCTGGACACCTTGAACTTTGACTTCAACAGGAAGAGGATGTCAGTTTTGGTGCGACACCCAGTCACCAAGGAGTGTGTTCTGTACACTAAAGGTGCCGATTTTGCCATCATGGAACTACTTGGAACCCCATATGCAG AGCATCTCAGCAGGATTCAGAAAAACATAGCAGCTGATACTCAATATCAGCTTGACTGCTATGCTAAAGAGGGTCTTCGTACACTGTGCATTACAAAGAAG GTCGTAAGTGACAAAGAGTATGAAAGATGGTTAGTGGACAGAAAGAGAGCTCTGGCTGCTATAGACAACAGAGAGAAACTAATCATGGACACTGCTGTGCAGATGGAGTCAAACCTCACCCTTCTCG GGGCAACAGGCATTGAGGACCGTCTGCAGGAGAATGTCCCAGACACCATTGTGGCACTGAGGGAGGCAGGGATCCAGGTGTGGGTGCTGACAGGTGACAAGCCAGAGACAGCTGTCAACATTGGCTATGCCTGCAGGCTACTGGAGGAGGAAGACCTGGTGATTAACATGAGCTGCAAAAACAAG ctcaCATGCACATCCATCCTGGACTGCACTCTGGAAGAAGTCAGACGGTACAACAAGGACCCTCGTAATGTGGACACCACCCTGAATATCTCTCTGGTGATTGATGGAAACACTCTGGCTATAGCTCTGTCACCAGACCTGCAGGATCGGTTCATAGACCTGGCAAAACGTTGCCGCTCAGTGCTCTGCTGTAGAGTCACTCCCTTGCAGAAGAGCAGAGTAGTGAACCTGATGAGGGAAAAACTTAAGGTCATGACACTGGCTGTTG GTGACGGTGCAAATGATGTCAATATGATCCAAGCAGCTGATGTTGGCATTGGGATATCCGGCCAGGAAGGGATGCAG GCAGTCATGGCGAGTGATTTTGCTGTGTCTCGCTTCAAGCACCTGAAAAAACTTCTGCTGGTCCACGGACATTGGTGCTATACTCGACTGGCCAACATGATCATATATTTCTTCTACAAGAATGTG GCCTATGTGAACCTGCTGTTCTGGTATCAGTTTTTCTGTGGATTCTCTGGAACTGCAATGATTGACTACTGGCTGATGATTTTCTTCAACCTTTTCTTCACCTCTGCGCCCCCCATTTTGTTTGGAATCATGGACAAAGATATTTCTGCAGAGGTGCTGCTGGGGGTTCCTGAGCTGTACAGAAGTGGACAGGGTACAGGG GTATACAACTTTTTAACTTTCTGGATTTCCATACTGGATGCCTTTTACCAGAGTCTGGTGTGCTTCTTTATTCCATATTTG gcTTACCAGGATTCAGACATTGATATTTTCACTTTTGGAACTCCACTGAACACAGTTTCATTGTTCACCATCCTAATCCATCTGTCCATAGAGATCAAATCCTGG ACTGTTGTCCACTGGGTCATCATGTTGGGCAGTGTGGCATTGTATTTCATTGTGACGCTTGCCTACGGCGCCATCTGTGTCACCTGTAGTTCTCCAGCCAATCCATACTGGAGCCTTCAGAGCCAGATGGCTGACCCCATGTTCTACCTTGTCTGCATCATCTCCACTGTGGTGGCTCTGCTGCCTAG GTACACGTTTCATGTGCTGAGGAACTCTATCGCCCCCTCCCCGCTCATACACGCCAGGCATCTGGACAGAATGGACCCTTCTACAAGGGATCAGTGGATCAAGGAGTGGAGGAGCTTCAGGGGTGGAGGGCAGGTCAAACTCTCTAAGCTCGATGCCCCACCCTCCCCCACTTTGGACACCCCTACAGATTTTTATTCTGAGTCTCTAACTGCTACTGATATCATAGGAGATGATTTTTCACCGAATGCCACCACAGAGAACTGTCAGATATCTGTGCACATATGA